One Siniperca chuatsi isolate FFG_IHB_CAS linkage group LG5, ASM2008510v1, whole genome shotgun sequence DNA window includes the following coding sequences:
- the ggt5a gene encoding gamma-glutamyltransferase 5a isoform X2, with amino-acid sequence MTLSQALQWPQTRGNVQRLDGSQWIGVPGEIRGYEQAHRLYGKLPWATLFKPTIQLAREGFPIPQVQGRYLPYIDTNETQSLRKLFSDKNGNLLKTGDIVKFEKLADTLEIIANHGADAFYTGRIAEDLIRDIQEAGGTLTTQDLAAYRVTVTDAWVVPLGEYKMYIPPPPAGGIILSLILNIMKGYHLNSASLVGEQKTRTYHHYVEAFKFANGLKKHIHDPQFGSDEMAKKFTEDSFANHIRSLISSDKTHDPQYYNITPYLDSMGTTHVSVLAEDGSAVSVTSTINHIFGSKVFSPRTGVILNNELSDFCGRVDNIFPGEQPPSSMAPAVLKSQSKTLVIGSTGGSMITTGIASALMNHLWFGKSLKEAIAAPVVYVDSQNAVKFEPAFDKDVIEDLKALGHKRETAKHFYNVVNAVEKEGGCICAVSDARKLGKAAGY; translated from the exons gCAGCCAATGGATTGGGGTCCCAGGGGAAATTCGGGGTTATGAACAGGCACACAGGCTTTATGGGAAGTTGCCTTGGGCCACCCTCTTCAAGCCGACCATCCAACTGGCCAGAGAAGGGTTTCCTATTCCTCAAGTCCAAGGTCGATACCTCCCGTACATTGATACGAACGAGACCCAGTCACTACG AAAGTTGTTTTCAGATAAGAATGGGAACTTGCTGAAGACCGGCGATATTGTGAAGTTTGAGAAACTGGCCGACACGTTGGAGATTATTGCAAATCACGGGGCAGACGCTTTTTACACTGGAAGAATAGCAGAGGATTTAATCCGTGACATACAGGAGGCAG GAGGAACACTCACAACGCAGGACTTGGCAGCGTATAGAGTTACAGTGACTGATGCGTGGGTTGTTCCTTTGGGAGAGTACAAGATGTACATACCCCCACCCCCTGCAGGAGGCATCATCCTCAGCCTCATCCTTAACATCATGAAAG gctATCACTTGAATTCAGCATCTCTGGTAGGTGAACAAAAGACACGGACCTATCATCACTACGTTGAAGCTTTTAAGTTTGCCAATGGATTAAAGAAACACATCCATGATCCACAGTTCGGCTCAGATGAA ATGGCCAAGAAATTCACAGAGGATAGCTTTGCCAACCACATACGGAGCTTAATCAGCAGCGACAAGACTCACGACCCACAGTATTACAACATCACCCCGTATCTGGACAGCATGGGCACGACGCATGTGTCTGTGCTGGCTGAGGATGGATCTGCTGTGTCTGTCACCAGCACCATCAACCACAT ATTTGGCTCAAAGGTCTTCTCTCCGAGAACTGGAGTCATCCTCAACAACGAGCTGTCCGACTTCTGTGGGAGAGTCGATAACATCTTTCCTG GGGAGCAGCCTCCCTCCTCCATGGCCCCCGCTGTGCTGAAGTCTCAGTCGAAGACGCTGGTGATTGGATCGACTGGCGGGAGTATGATCACGACTGGGATCGCCTCG GCTCTTATGAACCACCTTTGGTTTGGAAAGAGCCTCAAGGAGGCGATCGCTGCTCCGGTCGTTTATGTCGACTCTCAAAACGCAGTGAAGTTTGAACCCGCGTTTGATAAG GATGTAATCGAGGATCTGAAAGCTCTGGGACACAAACGCGAAACTGCAAAACATTTCTACAACGTGGTCAATGCTGTGGAGAAGGAGGGCGGCTGTATCTGTGCAGTGTCTGATGCCAGGAAACTGGGCAAAGCAGCCGGTTACTGA